The DNA sequence TCTGGAACGCGGTGGCCTCCAGCGCGGCGCGCGCGATGTGCGCCTTGGTGACGTAGCGGGTGAGCCCCACCAGCACCCCGCGGGCGTCGGGGCGCCACCGCGGTGCGAACAGGCCCGAGAATGCGGGCACCAGGTAGGCGCCGCCGTTGTCGTCGACGCTCGCCGCCAGCGCCTCCACCTCCGAGGACGACGAGATGAGGCCCAGGTTGTCGCGCAGCCACTGGATCAGCGAGCCGCTCACCGCCACCGAGCCCTCCAGCGCGTACACCGCCGGCTGGTCGCCCAGGCGGTAGCAGACGGTGGTGAGCAGCCCCTTGTCGCTGTGCACCGGCTCGGTGCCCGTGTTGAGCAGCAGGAAATTGCCGGTGCCGTAGGTGTTCTTGGCGTCGCCCGGCTCCAGGCAGGCCTGGCCGAACATCGCCGCCTGCTGGTCGCCGAGGATCCCCGCCACGGGCACGCCGCCCAGCACGCTGCGGCGGCGGACCCGGCAGTATTCCTCCGACGAGCTGCGGATCTCCGGCAGCATCGCCATGGGGATGCCCATGTCCTCGCAGATCCGCGCGTCCCACTGGAGCGTGGCCAGGTCCATCAGCAGCGTGCGCGAGGCATTGGTGACATCGGTGACATGGATGCCCGGCTCCTGGCCCGGCCCGCCCGGACCGCCGGACAGGTTCCACATCAGCCACGTGTCCATGGTGCCGAAGCACAGCTCGCCTGCCTCGGCCCGCGCGCGCACCCCGTCGACGTTCTCGAGGAGCCAGACCAGCTTGGTGCCGGCGAAGTACGGCGACAGCGGCAGGCCCGTGACGGCGCGGTAGCGGTCGATGCCGCTGCCGTCCGGGGCGCCTGCCGCGAGCCGCTCGCAGATCTCCGCGGTGCGCGTGTCCTGCCAGACGATGGCGTTGTACACCGGCTCGCCGGTGGCGCGGTCCCACACCACGGTGGTCTCGCGCTGGTTGGTGATGCCGATGGCGGCGATGTCCGACGGGGCGATGTCCGAGGACGCGAGCGCCTCGCCCGCCACGGAGCGGGTGTTCACCCAGATCTCCGCGGCGTCGTGCTCCACCCACCCGGGATGCGGGAAGATCTGCCGGTGCTCGCGCTGGGCGACGTCGACGATGCGGCCGTCGTGGTCGAAGATGATGCAGCGGCTGGAGGTGGTGCCCTGGTCGATGGCGGCGATGTATCCGCCGCCGTGCGGGGAGTCTGCGTCGGTCACCGCCTCATTATGCGGACAACACCGCCCGGCGCGGCGTAATCCCGTGGGCCGCGCGCCGCAGGAACTAGCCTGGGGACGCGCCGGTGCGGCGACGGAAGACGAGATGGCGACGAGACGGCACGAGGGAGTCAGGGTGGCGAAGGAACCGGGACACGAGCGGCTCGGGCCCCAGCAGCGCGGCGAGGCGTGGCGGCGGCTGGGCACCGACCAGTTCGATCTCATCGTCATCGGCGGCGGGGTCGTCGGGGCGGGCACCGCTCTCGACGCCGCCACCCGCGGGCTGCGCGTGGCGCTGGTGGAGGCGCGCGACTTCGCCTCGGGCACCTCGTCGAGGTCGTCGAAGATGTTCCATGGCGGGCTGCGGTACCTCGAACAGCTCGAGTTCGGGCTGGTGGCCGAGGCGCTGCACGAGCGGGAGCTGGCCATGTCGCGGCTGGCCCCGCACCTGGTCAAGCCGCTGCAGTTCCTGTTTCCGCTGCAGCACCGGCTGTGGGAGCGGCCCTACATCGCCGCCGGGATCATGCTGTACGACACGATGGGCGGGGCCAAGTCGGTGCCCGCGCAGAAGCACCTGACCCGGGCGGGCGCGCTGCGCATGGCGCCCGGGCTCAAGCGCAGCGCGCTGGTGGGCGGCATCCGCTACTACGACACCGTCGTCGACGACGCCCGCCACACCATGACCGTCGCGCGCACCGCGGCCCATTACGGCACGGTGGTGCGCACCTCGACGCAGGTCGTGGGGTTTCTGCACGAGGCCGACAGGGTCAGCGGCGTGCGCGTACGCGACAGCGAGACCGGCGAGGTCGCCGCGGTGCGCGGGCACGCCGTCGTCAACGCGACGGGCGTGTGGACCGACGAGATCCAATCGCTCTCCGGCGAGCGAGGCCGCTTCCGCGTGCGCGCCTCCAAGGGCGTGCACATCGTGGTCCCGCGCGACCGCATCGTCAGCGAGTCCGCGATCATCCTGCGCACCGAGACGTCCGTGCTGTTCATCATCCCGTGGGGCCGCCACTGGATCATCGGCACCACCGACACCGACTGGAACCTGGATCTGGCGCACCCGGCCGCGACGCACGCGGATATCGACTACCTGCTGCGCCACGTGAACAAGGCGCTGGTCACCCCGCTCACCCCCGACGACATCGAGGGCGTCTACGCGGGACTGCGGCCGCTGCTGGCGGGGGAGAGCGACGAGACC is a window from the Tomitella gaofuii genome containing:
- a CDS encoding glycerol-3-phosphate dehydrogenase/oxidase, whose product is MAKEPGHERLGPQQRGEAWRRLGTDQFDLIVIGGGVVGAGTALDAATRGLRVALVEARDFASGTSSRSSKMFHGGLRYLEQLEFGLVAEALHERELAMSRLAPHLVKPLQFLFPLQHRLWERPYIAAGIMLYDTMGGAKSVPAQKHLTRAGALRMAPGLKRSALVGGIRYYDTVVDDARHTMTVARTAAHYGTVVRTSTQVVGFLHEADRVSGVRVRDSETGEVAAVRGHAVVNATGVWTDEIQSLSGERGRFRVRASKGVHIVVPRDRIVSESAIILRTETSVLFIIPWGRHWIIGTTDTDWNLDLAHPAATHADIDYLLRHVNKALVTPLTPDDIEGVYAGLRPLLAGESDETSKLSREHAVARVAPGLVAIAGGKYTTYRVMGADAVDAAAEDVPGRVAESVTDKVPLLGADGYFALVNQAQHVAERYGVHPYRVRHLLDRYGSLIHDVLAHAEGRPELLGPIDAAPNYLQVEVVYAADSEGALHVEDVLARRTRISIEYAHRGVDCARQTAELMAGVLGWNQATVDREVENYCARVEAEVRSQEQPDDLSADELRAAAPEARAEILEPVE
- the glpK gene encoding glycerol kinase GlpK — its product is MTDADSPHGGGYIAAIDQGTTSSRCIIFDHDGRIVDVAQREHRQIFPHPGWVEHDAAEIWVNTRSVAGEALASSDIAPSDIAAIGITNQRETTVVWDRATGEPVYNAIVWQDTRTAEICERLAAGAPDGSGIDRYRAVTGLPLSPYFAGTKLVWLLENVDGVRARAEAGELCFGTMDTWLMWNLSGGPGGPGQEPGIHVTDVTNASRTLLMDLATLQWDARICEDMGIPMAMLPEIRSSSEEYCRVRRRSVLGGVPVAGILGDQQAAMFGQACLEPGDAKNTYGTGNFLLLNTGTEPVHSDKGLLTTVCYRLGDQPAVYALEGSVAVSGSLIQWLRDNLGLISSSSEVEALAASVDDNGGAYLVPAFSGLFAPRWRPDARGVLVGLTRYVTKAHIARAALEATAFQSREVIEAAMESGLPVGELRVDGGMVVNELLMQFQADILGVPVTRPAVIETTALGAAYAAGLAVGYWSGTEEIRRNWSAERTWEPSMPAQRREELYARWNQAVERTYGWAQD